The DNA window TTTTCCTTGTACATCTTTTCGTAATCTGCTACAACTTTATCCAAAAACTCATCTACTTCATCATCATTATAGCCTCTAAAGCTTCTACTAAATTCTTTATTATGTATCTCCATAGGTGTTATAGTCATAAAACTCCTCCTCATTATTTACAACATCTTTTTGAATTCAACCTTTAATCTCTTCTTTTTAGTATACCCCGTAACCTGGTTCAGGATAACCCTTCCATATTTCTTTAAAGAAATAATATCTCCTTCTTGAACCTGTTTTGAAACATCATCAACTATTTGCCAATTAATTTTTGCTGATCGATTAGTTATATACTCTGCAGACATTTTCCTCGAAAGCCTGTATGCCGCACTAATTACAGCATCTAGCCTTAAGGATGAAACAATTGCATCAAATTTTTTGTACTCCTTTTCGGGAATATCAATGCTACTTATATCCACTTTTTCAACACTTACTTTTGAATTACCTATTTTCTGCAGATTAAAATTTAAATAATCCACCATATCAGAACATACAAAACAAAAACATCTGTTTTTACCGTCTAATACAATATCTCCCACTTTTTCCCTCGTTATTCCCATGCCTAATATACCGCCTAAAAAATCTTTGTGCTTGAGCTCACAGCTTTTACTATTTCCTATTATCCTTAAACAACTTATAAATTCTGGTAATTCATCAATTTGATAATAAAAGGGCTTTAAAATTAAAAGCTTTCTTTCAGCGTAAGGATATCCCCCTTTAAATATTCCTTGTACACCTTGAAATTGATTTAGAATTGAATCAATAACTTTCTGCTGATAAGGGTCTAAAAAGGAAGTGCTTGAAATACTGTGAATCCTTTCAACTCTCTTAATTTTATCGATAACTCGAGAAAAAAATAATCTTTCACTCTGTTCCAACCCATCAACAATATTTAATATATCCAAAATACCACCTTTCTCGATACGTTCTGGTTTGTTTCTATATAATTTTTAAATAAGTGATCTCAATAAAGCAATAATTAAGTTTAAAAATATTATAGCGAGCAAAGGCGATATATCTATGGGTAGTCCACCTGTATTTATCTTATTTGCGATATTCCTAAATGGTGCCAAAATCGGTTCAATAAATTGTTGTATCCAACTCATTAATGGATGCGACCTGTCAATAACCCATGATAACAACGCATTTATGACTATTAACCACGAAAAAATTTCCAAAAATATTATAATACCTTGTACGATTGCTGTGCCTATTTGTCCACCCATTATTGCCCTCCCTTCAATCCTTTGGAGCCCAAGGCATTTCTAGATCTTCATCACCCATTCCATATACTACATCCCCCGAAACATCTACATTGCTAGGCGAGATTACTAAAATATCTTTGGTCACTTTCTGTACATTGCCCTCAAGAGAATAAGCAGCACCGCTTATAAAATCAACTATCCTTTGTGCCACTTCTACATCCAAAGTTTCTAAATTAACTATTGTGGGTTTTCTGTTTTTTAGATTATCTACAATCTGTCTGCTGTCCTCATAGCAATCCGGCCTACAAACGATCATTTTTATTTGAGAAGCTGTATGTATATTTACCACCTTACCTTTTCTACCTATTTTTGTTTGATAATCAGCTACATCTTCATCTTCTCTAAACTGCTCTTCCTGGTCCTCTATCAATTCGTCCTCTAGTCCTATGTAATATAAAACCTTGTTCAAAAATCCAGAACCCATCTCCAACACCTCCGCTTAATATTCTCTTTGTCCAAATATTCCAGTCCCTACTCTAATCATATTTGAGCCTTCTTGTATTGCAATATCATAATCATTAGTCATACCCATAGATAAGTACCGCATGTCCACATAATCTAATTCCATACCCCTTATATTGTCAAATAATTGTTTTGCCTTCTCAAATATAGGTCTCACTTTTTCACTATCCTCATAAAATGGAGCAATAGTCATCAAACCTTTAATTCTAACATTTTTATAATTTTTGGCACTATGGATCAGCTCCATAAGCTCATGTTGGTCAACCCCAAACTTACTCTCTTCACCGGATATATTAACCTGTATCAATATATCCATCGTTTTATTTTGCCTTTTACATCTTTTATTTATTTCTTTTATAAGCTTTAAACTGTCTACCGAATGAATCAAATCCACTTTATCCAATATATACTTCACTTTATTGGTTTGAAGATGACCAATCATATGCCACCGTGCTTGCTGTCCTATTAATTTGTATTTTTCACATAATTCTTGGGCTCTATTTTCGCCAAGTATATTTAATCCGCAATCAATAGCTTGTCTTATCTCATCGATACTGCGAGTCTTGGAAACAGCTATAATAGAAATCTCATCAGGATCCCTTCCTGTGCTTTTAGCAGCATCCGCTATTTTTTGTCGTACCTTGTCTAAGTTTTCCTTTATGCCAATCATAATTTATTTTTCACCAACCCGTTTATTGCTTTTATCGTATTTCATTTGCATCCGTTATGTATTCCGTAAATAATTTTAAGTTATCATCCTTACCTTCAATTATAGCATAATTTTCGTCATTTCCTAGTATTTCGACAGGAACAAATTGGGGAAAATTATTTTTTAATATATATATGCCTGTTGTACCTTTATTTGTTTTTATAGACTCTAATGGAACTTTATAGCCTTTTTCATCCTGTAACTTAACATCAAAATCTAAAACCCTAGATTGCCATAACAGCGGTATATCATATTTTAGCTCAAGATTTAATATGCTCTTTTCTGAACTATCATTTATACCCAATATCTTTGTTTCTAAAAATTGGTCTTTTATCTTTATTTCAATAAAGCTTTTATCCTGCAATAGTTTTGAATAATCCCTATCAATAGGGATCGTTATATAGCATTTAAAATTATCAATTATTTTATACAAGGGCTGTCCCACACTTGCGTTGATTTCTTGCTCCATATCCGGATGGTTTTCAGTTTTGGTCATTATATTATTTACTGTTTGCCATGTATAATCCCCAATAGCATCAGGAGTTAAAACTTTTTCAAACCCATCGATCAGATAGCTTACAATACCCGCCTCCGGTGAATATATATTTTTTACAAATTCTTGTCTCTTTTCCATAAGCTGATTCTTCTCTTCATATAGTGATTGTAAATATTCATTTTCCGAACTCTGAGCGATCATATCTGATCGTTTTCCCAACAACCCTTCAAGCTGTTTGCTTTTTTGTTCTACTAACTGCATATCTTGTTGTTTAGTAGCTGTTTGTATCTCCCGTTGAACAGAATTAATTTTATCCTGGATTTTTTCAATATCTGCTTTAATAATTTTATCCACTACATTTCTTTGATAATATTCATTGATTTCCTCATCTATTTTTGCTAATCTCTCATCCACCTCGTTGGCCTGTTCAGATTTCACTATGGATAAAATTTTACTGCCCTTTGAAATCTTATCGCCTTCCTGACTGTACAAAATCACTTGTCCATATGCAGGAGATTCATATAGTTTCTCATCCCTGGTAATAATTCCGCTATACCGTTCAATCTTTTCAATCTTCCCTTGCTGTAAAATATCCGTTTTGTAGTCCATCTTGTTGTAATAATGTTTGTATATAAATAATAAAATAAAAAAAATTATAATAATAGATACAACCAATCTTATAAATTTCTTTTTTCTCTTTGTACGATAAGCCTTTTCCATATAGTCACCTTCTAATGTAGTGCATAATAAAATATTATCCTAAATATCCATAAAGTAATATAGGTCTCCAGCAGTAAAATAGTCTCAAATTGCTTCATTAAAAATATTATTCTTCACAAAAATAAAATTTCCTTCATTAAATGGTAAAAAGATAATAAAATAAGCTGCTCCGTCTTTTTAGAACAGCTTATTAATTACCTATTCTTCTAATTTCCTTGGAATGTTCTCTTTTATGTAGATAGGATTGATCATTGCTCTGACAAAATCACCTTCTTGAGCATCTGTATCTGTTAAATCAATACAAGTTAATTGCATACTCACTTGACCAACAATTTTGATGGGCTTGTCCTTAAAATAAACTAAAGGCGTAGGTTTGATGAAATCCCTCATTGCACCATATATAGTTTTTGCAAAATTGATAAAAATAGTCGGATCTTTCTTTCTTACTGTAGAAAATCCATCGTAATATCCTAAATCTAAAATCCCTAGCTTCATATCCCTCTTAGCCTTAAACGTATGCCCATATCCTACATATGATCCCGAAGGGATATCCCTCACCCTGATAATTTTAACCATGAAATCCCAGGTCTTTTCCAAGGATATATCGGCTTTGAATATTTTTTCACCATAAATGATATTACCTAATCTGACCAAATTAAATCGACTTTCCGGGAAATCCATAGCTGCTAAACTATTAGCCGCTGTAACTATTGGAAACTCTATTCCATTTTGCCTGAACTTTTCTATACAGGCATTAAACAGGTCCAATTGTCTTCCGGTGAATTTCTTATCTGCAGCAGACGAAAGGTGTGTACTTGCTCCAATATATGATATCCAATTTGTACTTTTTATGACTTGTATCAAATCATCTATTTGATTCTCAATAAAACCGTATCTTCCCATTCCTGTATCTATTGCTATAAATGCATTCTTTTGCTGTTCTCGTTCTGATAACAATTCCTCTAGCATTTTAACATCTTCAAAATATGAAAGTGTAGGGGTAATATCATAGTTTAGTAAGTCTTCAAATCTTTGCATAGGGTCTGCAAGTAATAATATTGGCATGTCAATCCCTATTTCTCTAAGAGCTATTCCTTCATCTACAGTTGATACTCCAAACCAAGACACCCCACTATCTTGCAAAACAGGGGATATAAGTTTTAAATCATGACCATATGCATTTGATTTAACCACTGCCATCACAGGAGTATCTATATATTTTTTTGCCTTATGTATATTATTTATAATTTTCTGTTTGTATATCTTTACATATTTTGTAGTTGTCCTATCAACGGATTCCAACTCAATCACCCCGACTACTTTTTGAGATGCATTATCTTTTTACGAACTTTTAGACCTGCGTCTATCATCTTATACAAGGCATTATTTGAAATCAGATCATATTCACCTAAGAACTCAGTAAAATCACCATTAAATCCCTTCTTAAATCTATATAATCCATATAAAGGATTGGAAGGGTCTAGGTCACCGGATACCCCTCTAAAATCGTATATTTCACAGCCCTCTGAATGAGCCCATTTTATCATTTCCCATTGTAACAGATAATTGGGCATTTTATTTCTATGTTTATTAGCGCTTGCACCGTAGAGATACCAGCACTTATTTCCAAACTTTAAACATATTGTTCCCGCTATATCCTCTCCACCATAACTTGCCATAAACAGTTTCATAAATCCTTTAGGAACAAATAAATCATACATACTTTCAAAGTATTCAATAGGTCTTATGACAAAGTCATCTCTTTCGCCGGTAGTTTTCATTAAATTGTAAAAACTACTTATATCTTCCCTGCCGCCTTCTCTGATCTGTACACCTCTTCTTTTGGCTAAACGAATATTGTATCTGGTCTTTGAATGAAACGAATTCAATAATTCTTCTGTCGTCTTATCTTTGATATTTAATCTAAAAACAAATTTTGGTTGTATGCTCTCAAAATTTAAGTTTTTAGGTTTTATATAAAATCCAAGTTTTTTTAAGTTTTGGTGAACTGTTTCATCTTTAACAGAAATATCTGGATCCAATCTGAGATACACAGCTTTATGAGTTTTGATAAATTTCTTAAGCTGTTGGATCAGTTGGCTCAACAATTCATAATTTTGCAAATCAATGACAGGACCTCTAGGTGAATAAAGGATATTCCTGTTAATCCCAGGTACTTTCCTTTCAAGTATTAACATGCCACCTATAAAATCCTGATCCTCTTTAAATAATAAATAATAAGGCTTCCAATAATCACTTTTAAGCTGACCCCATTCATATGTTTGTAATATATGGCTTTTGGGATGGCTTTTAATCACTCCGTTATATTTCTCTCCATCATCTGTAATAATAATCTGCATTGTTACAACTCCTTCAGAAGTTATTGTCAATATCTAATATAACATAAAATACAAAACCTGTATATCTCGATATTTTTACTTGCTTTTACCGGATTTGTATGCCTGTGCAATATCATAAAATCCTGCGTCCTTCAAGACATTCACTACAATATCATGTATCATAGAAGATTTAATCGGATCTGTTTTACGCAATTTAATCCTTTTAATTATTTCTTTACTCAACTTGTCAATATCTGAACCGGGAAAAGGTTGTTCTGTTTCATCAGACACTCTTTCCAAAGTCAATTTTATTTTATCCAGATTAAATTCTACAATCCTTCCATCTCTTTTTATAACTTTCACTTTAGCATCACCTCGTTTTATTATATCTTACTACTAGTATAAATTACCTTCAAGCAAAATTAAAATAGTAATAACTGCTCTAACTGGTTTTCATGATTCTTTTTTGCTCCATAACCCAATATAATTACATAAAAAAGATAGAAGATTTATTATTTAATCATATATTAAGAAGAGTGAACTGTGCTCATGTCCACTCTTCATGTTGTTAAATATGGGTGTATATCATATCTGGATAGCTTTATTTTATTCTGCTCTGTCTGATGGAAAAAAGTTCAGGGAAATATTGGCTTGCTAAAATCTCCATCTCTGAATCCCCTATAACTGTAACCCTTCCACTATCATATTCAGAATCTATCCATTCCTTTATCTTTGCAACTCTTGGGTCCCTCTTATCTATTGCATCCTCCCCTTTTAATGAAAAATAGCTATTCAACCATGCAGCAATCCCTGCCAAGCCTGAGTGTGCATCTACTACTACAACAGGTGGTCTTCCTAATATTTTAGTGGTATCAAATATATTGTATATCTCTTCATCCTTGAGCAAACCGTCTGCATGTATACCTGCTCTAGTAGCATTAAAAGCTCTGCCTACAAAAGGCGTTCTGGGAGGTATTTCGTAATTTAAATGATTCTCAAAATATTCAGCTATCTCAGTGATAACCCTCAAATCCATCCCACCATCATTACCACGCAATTGAACATATTCCATTGCCATTGCCTCTAAAGGAGTATTTCCAGTCCTTTCCCCTATGCCAAGAAGAGAAGTATTTACAGCAGATGCCCCGTAAAGCCATGCAGTTGTAGAATTAGATACAGCTTGATAAAAATCATTATGACCATGCCATTCTAGCCATTCTGACGGAACCTCACCATAATTTACAAGTCCATACATTATCTGTGGAACACTCCTAGGCAATGCAACTCCAGGTATGGATACACCTAACCCCATTGTATCACATGCTCTGATTTTCACAGGTATATTTGATTGTCTAGAAAGCTCCATCAATTTATTGACAAAAGGCAATACAAAACCATAAAAATCAGCCCTTGTTATATCCTCAAAATGACACCTAGGTATAATGCCCTCTTCCAGTGCATCTGAAACAATTCTAATATAGCTTTCCATAGCTTGT is part of the Clostridia bacterium genome and encodes:
- a CDS encoding 2-isopropylmalate synthase, with the translated sequence MNVKYNEKTRIMEIEYQFRDVKEANLFRNIYPYNQVPRIVFNHRIVPMNIPEQFYITDTTFRDGQQSRSPYKVDEISDLFDLLHKLDNDSGIIRQSEFFVYSKKDKEALIKCMEKGYEYPKVTAWIRARKEDFQIVKELGIEETGILVSCSDHHIFNKLNMNRKQAMESYIRIVSDALEEGIIPRCHFEDITRADFYGFVLPFVNKLMELSRQSNIPVKIRACDTMGLGVSIPGVALPRSVPQIMYGLVNYGEVPSEWLEWHGHNDFYQAVSNSTTAWLYGASAVNTSLLGIGERTGNTPLEAMAMEYVQLRGNDGGMDLRVITEIAEYFENHLNYEIPPRTPFVGRAFNATRAGIHADGLLKDEEIYNIFDTTKILGRPPVVVVDAHSGLAGIAAWLNSYFSLKGEDAIDKRDPRVAKIKEWIDSEYDSGRVTVIGDSEMEILASQYFPELFSIRQSRIK
- a CDS encoding YggS family pyridoxal phosphate-dependent enzyme; its protein translation is MIGIKENLDKVRQKIADAAKSTGRDPDEISIIAVSKTRSIDEIRQAIDCGLNILGENRAQELCEKYKLIGQQARWHMIGHLQTNKVKYILDKVDLIHSVDSLKLIKEINKRCKRQNKTMDILIQVNISGEESKFGVDQHELMELIHSAKNYKNVRIKGLMTIAPFYEDSEKVRPIFEKAKQLFDNIRGMELDYVDMRYLSMGMTNDYDIAIQEGSNMIRVGTGIFGQREY
- a CDS encoding ATP cone domain-containing protein: MKVIKRDGRIVEFNLDKIKLTLERVSDETEQPFPGSDIDKLSKEIIKRIKLRKTDPIKSSMIHDIVVNVLKDAGFYDIAQAYKSGKSK
- the sepF gene encoding cell division protein SepF, translated to MGSGFLNKVLYYIGLEDELIEDQEEQFREDEDVADYQTKIGRKGKVVNIHTASQIKMIVCRPDCYEDSRQIVDNLKNRKPTIVNLETLDVEVAQRIVDFISGAAYSLEGNVQKVTKDILVISPSNVDVSGDVVYGMGDEDLEMPWAPKD
- a CDS encoding peptidoglycan bridge formation glycyltransferase FemA/FemB family protein — encoded protein: MQIIITDDGEKYNGVIKSHPKSHILQTYEWGQLKSDYWKPYYLLFKEDQDFIGGMLILERKVPGINRNILYSPRGPVIDLQNYELLSQLIQQLKKFIKTHKAVYLRLDPDISVKDETVHQNLKKLGFYIKPKNLNFESIQPKFVFRLNIKDKTTEELLNSFHSKTRYNIRLAKRRGVQIREGGREDISSFYNLMKTTGERDDFVIRPIEYFESMYDLFVPKGFMKLFMASYGGEDIAGTICLKFGNKCWYLYGASANKHRNKMPNYLLQWEMIKWAHSEGCEIYDFRGVSGDLDPSNPLYGLYRFKKGFNGDFTEFLGEYDLISNNALYKMIDAGLKVRKKIMHLKK
- a CDS encoding YggT family protein; protein product: MGGQIGTAIVQGIIIFLEIFSWLIVINALLSWVIDRSHPLMSWIQQFIEPILAPFRNIANKINTGGLPIDISPLLAIIFLNLIIALLRSLI
- the alr gene encoding alanine racemase; this translates as MESVDRTTTKYVKIYKQKIINNIHKAKKYIDTPVMAVVKSNAYGHDLKLISPVLQDSGVSWFGVSTVDEGIALREIGIDMPILLLADPMQRFEDLLNYDITPTLSYFEDVKMLEELLSEREQQKNAFIAIDTGMGRYGFIENQIDDLIQVIKSTNWISYIGASTHLSSAADKKFTGRQLDLFNACIEKFRQNGIEFPIVTAANSLAAMDFPESRFNLVRLGNIIYGEKIFKADISLEKTWDFMVKIIRVRDIPSGSYVGYGHTFKAKRDMKLGILDLGYYDGFSTVRKKDPTIFINFAKTIYGAMRDFIKPTPLVYFKDKPIKIVGQVSMQLTCIDLTDTDAQEGDFVRAMINPIYIKENIPRKLEE
- a CDS encoding HlyD family efflux transporter periplasmic adaptor subunit; translated protein: MEKAYRTKRKKKFIRLVVSIIIIFFILLFIYKHYYNKMDYKTDILQQGKIEKIERYSGIITRDEKLYESPAYGQVILYSQEGDKISKGSKILSIVKSEQANEVDERLAKIDEEINEYYQRNVVDKIIKADIEKIQDKINSVQREIQTATKQQDMQLVEQKSKQLEGLLGKRSDMIAQSSENEYLQSLYEEKNQLMEKRQEFVKNIYSPEAGIVSYLIDGFEKVLTPDAIGDYTWQTVNNIMTKTENHPDMEQEINASVGQPLYKIIDNFKCYITIPIDRDYSKLLQDKSFIEIKIKDQFLETKILGINDSSEKSILNLELKYDIPLLWQSRVLDFDVKLQDEKGYKVPLESIKTNKGTTGIYILKNNFPQFVPVEILGNDENYAIIEGKDDNLKLFTEYITDANEIR
- a CDS encoding YlmH/Sll1252 family protein, with the protein product MDILNIVDGLEQSERLFFSRVIDKIKRVERIHSISSTSFLDPYQQKVIDSILNQFQGVQGIFKGGYPYAERKLLILKPFYYQIDELPEFISCLRIIGNSKSCELKHKDFLGGILGMGITREKVGDIVLDGKNRCFCFVCSDMVDYLNFNLQKIGNSKVSVEKVDISSIDIPEKEYKKFDAIVSSLRLDAVISAAYRLSRKMSAEYITNRSAKINWQIVDDVSKQVQEGDIISLKKYGRVILNQVTGYTKKKRLKVEFKKML